In one Rhodococcus sp. B50 genomic region, the following are encoded:
- a CDS encoding amino acid-binding protein: MSYLLRVRLPDRPGSLGSLAVALGSVGADILSLDVVERGSDFAIDDLVVDVEPGKLPDTLLTAAEALPGVTVDSIRPYAGILDTHRELELIDHVAAARDDRIQILVDGAPRVLRVGWATVLGIGPNGIFRIAGSPGSPETHLSGVPWMPLDEATLLDHEGDWVPQLWRDMDTMLAAAPLGSSERVLVLGRPGGPEFRPSEIARIGYFAGIVGTVLR, encoded by the coding sequence GTGTCGTACCTCCTGCGTGTCAGGCTCCCCGATCGTCCCGGTAGTCTCGGCTCGCTCGCCGTGGCGCTCGGTTCGGTCGGCGCCGACATCCTGTCGCTCGACGTCGTCGAACGCGGCAGTGATTTCGCGATCGACGATCTCGTCGTCGACGTCGAACCGGGCAAGCTACCCGACACGCTCCTCACCGCGGCCGAGGCCCTGCCCGGCGTGACGGTCGACTCGATTCGTCCCTACGCCGGGATCCTCGATACACACCGCGAACTCGAACTGATCGATCACGTCGCCGCCGCGCGCGACGACCGGATCCAGATCCTCGTCGACGGCGCGCCTCGGGTGCTGCGCGTCGGCTGGGCGACCGTCCTCGGGATCGGCCCGAACGGCATCTTCCGCATCGCGGGGAGCCCGGGTTCGCCGGAGACCCACCTCAGCGGCGTCCCCTGGATGCCGCTCGACGAAGCCACGCTGCTCGATCACGAGGGCGACTGGGTGCCGCAGCTCTGGCGCGACATGGACACGATGCTCGCGGCCGCTCCTCTCGGCTCATCCGAGCGCGTCCTCGTCCTCGGGCGTCCCGGCGGACCCGAATTCCGGCCGTCCGAGATCGCGCGCATCGGTTACTTCGCGGGCATCGTCGGCACCGTACTCCGCTAG
- the gatB gene encoding Asp-tRNA(Asn)/Glu-tRNA(Gln) amidotransferase subunit GatB, whose protein sequence is MTASVSADLLAYDDVLAKFEPVMGMEVHVELHTATKMFCGCPTAFGAEPNTQVCPVCLGLPGALPVVNQAAVESAIRIGLALNCSITPWGRFARKNYFYPDQPKNYQISQYDEPIATDGYLDVVLDDGTTWRVEIERAHMEEDTGKSLHVGGATGRIHGASHSLLDYNRAGVPLVEIVTKPIVGAGERAPEVARAYVTALRDLLKALDVSDVRMDQGSMRCDANISLMPIGAKEFGTRTETKNVNSLKSVEVAVRYEMRRQAAVLVSGGEVIQETRHFQEADGTTSPGRRKETAEDYRYFPEPDLEPIAPDAAWVEELRATLPELPWLRRARIQAEWGVSDEEMRDLVNAGALELVIATTEAGAPASEARSWWVAYLAQQANTRGVELAELPITPEQLARVIALVAEGKLTNKLARQVVDGVLAGEGGPDEVVAARGLEVVRDDSALQAAVDAALAANPDIADKIRAGKVQAAGKIVGDVMKATRGQADPARVKELVIAACS, encoded by the coding sequence ATGACTGCCTCCGTGTCCGCTGACCTGCTCGCCTACGACGACGTGCTCGCGAAGTTCGAGCCCGTGATGGGCATGGAGGTGCACGTCGAGCTGCACACCGCCACCAAGATGTTCTGCGGATGCCCGACCGCCTTCGGCGCCGAACCGAACACCCAGGTGTGCCCGGTCTGCCTCGGCCTGCCGGGGGCGTTGCCCGTCGTCAACCAGGCCGCGGTCGAGTCCGCGATCCGGATCGGTCTCGCGCTGAACTGCTCGATCACCCCGTGGGGTCGCTTCGCGCGGAAGAACTACTTCTACCCGGATCAGCCGAAGAACTACCAGATCTCGCAGTACGACGAGCCGATCGCCACCGACGGCTATCTCGATGTCGTGCTCGACGACGGCACCACCTGGCGGGTCGAGATCGAGCGCGCGCACATGGAGGAGGACACCGGCAAGTCGCTGCACGTCGGTGGCGCCACCGGCCGCATCCATGGCGCGAGCCACTCGCTGCTCGACTACAACCGCGCCGGTGTGCCGCTCGTCGAGATCGTCACCAAGCCGATCGTCGGTGCCGGTGAGCGGGCCCCCGAGGTCGCGCGTGCCTACGTCACCGCGCTGCGCGACCTGCTGAAGGCCCTCGATGTATCCGACGTCCGCATGGACCAGGGCTCGATGCGCTGCGACGCGAACATCTCCCTCATGCCGATCGGCGCGAAGGAATTCGGGACTCGCACCGAGACGAAGAACGTCAACTCCCTCAAGTCCGTCGAGGTGGCCGTGCGCTACGAGATGCGCCGGCAGGCGGCGGTGCTGGTCTCCGGCGGCGAGGTGATCCAGGAGACGCGGCACTTCCAGGAGGCCGACGGCACCACCTCGCCCGGTCGTCGTAAGGAGACCGCCGAGGACTACCGCTACTTCCCGGAGCCGGATCTCGAGCCCATCGCCCCCGACGCCGCCTGGGTCGAGGAACTGCGCGCCACCCTGCCCGAGCTGCCGTGGCTGCGCCGGGCCCGCATCCAGGCCGAGTGGGGTGTGTCCGACGAGGAGATGCGCGATCTGGTCAACGCCGGTGCGCTCGAACTCGTCATCGCGACCACCGAGGCCGGTGCGCCCGCCTCGGAGGCCCGCTCGTGGTGGGTCGCGTACCTGGCCCAGCAGGCCAACACCCGCGGCGTCGAACTCGCCGAGCTGCCTATCACGCCCGAGCAGCTCGCCCGTGTCATCGCGCTCGTGGCCGAGGGCAAGCTGACGAACAAGCTCGCCCGTCAGGTCGTCGACGGTGTGCTCGCCGGTGAAGGCGGACCCGACGAGGTGGTGGCCGCTCGCGGTCTCGAGGTCGTGCGCGACGATTCGGCGCTGCAGGCCGCAGTCGACGCCGCCCTCGCTGCCAACCCCGACATCGCCGACAAGATCCGCGCCGGCAAGGTCCAGGCGGCCGGCAAGATCGTCGGCGACGTCATGAAGGCCACTCGCGGACAAGCCGATCCGGCGCGCGTGAAGGAACTTGTGATCGCCGCGTGCAGTTGA
- a CDS encoding 6-phosphofructokinase, translated as MTRIGILTSGGDCPGLNAVIRGAVLKGTEVHGQEFVGFLDGWRGLVEGDVIPLDRSRVRGLAQQGGTILGTSRFGPYQGPDGGAQNIQKTLDRLGVDAVIAIGGEGTAAASKRLFGEGIRIVGVPKTIDNDLSHTDYTFGFDTAVEIATVAIDRLRTTGNSHKRCMVLEVMGRHAGWIALHAGTAGGAHAILIPEHPESLEQICEWVTSVRDRGRAPMVVVAEGFTLPEMEEAYSTKGLDGFDRPRLGGIAEVLAPLIEKRTGIETRATVLGHIQRGGVPTAFDRVLATRLGMAVTDLVAEEDWGHMVALHGTDIARVDFDELAEPKYVPDERYQEMRVLFG; from the coding sequence GTGACGAGGATCGGAATTCTCACCAGCGGCGGGGACTGCCCCGGTCTCAACGCGGTCATCCGCGGTGCGGTGCTCAAGGGGACCGAGGTGCACGGTCAGGAGTTCGTCGGATTCCTCGACGGCTGGCGCGGTCTCGTCGAGGGCGATGTGATCCCGTTGGATCGCAGCCGAGTTCGCGGTCTCGCTCAGCAGGGCGGCACGATCCTCGGTACGAGCCGGTTCGGCCCGTACCAGGGACCCGACGGTGGAGCGCAGAACATCCAGAAGACGCTCGACCGCCTCGGTGTCGATGCCGTGATCGCCATCGGGGGAGAGGGCACCGCCGCCGCCTCGAAGCGGCTGTTCGGTGAGGGAATCCGCATCGTCGGTGTGCCCAAGACGATCGACAACGATCTCAGTCACACCGACTACACCTTCGGTTTCGACACGGCCGTCGAGATCGCGACCGTGGCGATCGACCGTCTCCGCACCACGGGCAACTCCCACAAGAGGTGCATGGTGCTCGAAGTCATGGGCCGGCACGCCGGGTGGATCGCGTTGCATGCGGGCACCGCAGGTGGTGCGCACGCCATCCTCATCCCCGAACATCCCGAGAGCCTCGAGCAGATCTGCGAGTGGGTGACCAGTGTCCGCGATCGCGGGCGCGCGCCGATGGTCGTCGTCGCGGAGGGCTTCACGCTCCCCGAGATGGAAGAGGCGTACTCCACCAAGGGGCTCGACGGATTCGACCGCCCACGCCTCGGCGGCATCGCGGAGGTGCTCGCACCGCTCATCGAGAAACGCACCGGCATCGAAACCCGCGCAACGGTGCTCGGGCACATCCAACGTGGCGGTGTCCCCACGGCATTCGACCGGGTACTCGCGACCCGACTCGGCATGGCCGTGACCGATCTCGTCGCCGAAGAGGACTGGGGCCACATGGTCGCGCTGCACGGCACCGACATCGCCCGGGTCGATTTCGACGAGCTCGCCGAGCCGAAGTACGTGCCCGACGAGCGCTACCAGGAGATGCGGGTCCTGTTCGGGTGA
- the gatA gene encoding Asp-tRNA(Asn)/Glu-tRNA(Gln) amidotransferase subunit GatA has translation MSADTTRLDAATLASKIHAGELSSVEVTQAHLDRIAEVDGEYNAFLHVASEQALAAAAEVDRAVSAGEKPASPLAGVPLALKDVFTTTDMPTTCGSKILEGWLSPYDATLTTKLREAGIPILGKTNMDEFAMGSSTENSAYGPTRNPWDTSRIPGGSGGGSAAALASYQAPLAIGTDTGGSIRQPAAVTATVGTKPTYGTVSRYGLVACASSLDQGGPCGRTVLDTALLHEVIAGHDPRDSTSVNAAVRPVVEAARQGAAGDLKGLKVGVVKELHSDSYQPGVLSSFDAAVETLTKLGAEVVEVSCPHFEYALASYYLILPSEVSSNLARFDAMRYGMRVDDGTMSAEQVMAATRAAGFGKEVKRRIMIGTYALSSGYYEAYYGQALKVRSLIAQDFDKAYEQVDVLVSPTSPFTPWKLGEKVDDPLAMYLSDLCTLPTNLAGHCAMSVPSGLSADDGLPVGLQIMAPALADERLYRVGAAFEAARGPIVA, from the coding sequence ATGAGCGCCGATACGACACGTCTCGACGCCGCGACCCTGGCGTCGAAGATCCACGCCGGCGAACTGTCGTCGGTGGAGGTCACCCAGGCCCACCTCGATCGCATCGCCGAGGTGGACGGCGAGTACAACGCCTTCCTGCACGTCGCGTCCGAACAGGCCCTCGCCGCCGCGGCCGAGGTCGACCGGGCCGTCTCCGCGGGCGAGAAGCCGGCCTCGCCGCTGGCCGGTGTGCCGCTCGCGCTCAAGGACGTGTTCACCACCACGGACATGCCCACCACGTGCGGCTCGAAGATCCTCGAGGGCTGGCTCTCGCCCTACGACGCGACGCTCACCACGAAGCTGCGCGAGGCGGGCATCCCCATCCTGGGCAAGACCAACATGGACGAGTTCGCAATGGGCTCGTCCACCGAGAACTCGGCCTACGGACCCACCCGCAACCCGTGGGACACCAGCCGCATCCCCGGCGGCTCCGGTGGTGGTTCCGCTGCCGCACTCGCGTCCTACCAGGCGCCGCTCGCGATCGGCACCGACACCGGTGGCTCGATCCGTCAGCCCGCCGCCGTCACCGCCACGGTCGGCACCAAGCCCACCTACGGCACGGTCTCGCGGTACGGCCTGGTCGCGTGCGCGTCGTCGCTCGACCAGGGTGGCCCCTGCGGCCGCACCGTCCTCGACACCGCGCTGCTGCACGAGGTCATCGCCGGGCACGACCCGCGCGACTCGACGTCGGTGAACGCCGCCGTGCGTCCCGTCGTGGAGGCGGCGCGGCAGGGTGCGGCCGGCGACCTGAAGGGCCTGAAGGTCGGCGTGGTCAAGGAACTGCACTCCGACAGCTACCAGCCCGGCGTGCTCTCGTCGTTCGACGCGGCGGTCGAGACGCTCACGAAGCTCGGCGCGGAGGTCGTCGAGGTGTCGTGCCCGCACTTCGAGTATGCGCTCGCGTCGTACTACCTGATCCTGCCGTCGGAGGTGTCCTCCAATCTGGCCCGCTTCGACGCGATGCGCTACGGCATGCGCGTCGACGACGGCACGATGAGCGCGGAGCAGGTCATGGCCGCGACCCGCGCCGCCGGTTTCGGCAAGGAGGTCAAGCGCCGCATCATGATCGGCACCTACGCGTTGTCCTCCGGCTACTACGAGGCCTACTACGGTCAGGCACTCAAGGTCCGGAGCCTCATCGCGCAGGACTTCGACAAGGCCTACGAGCAGGTCGACGTGCTCGTTTCGCCCACGAGCCCGTTCACGCCGTGGAAGCTCGGCGAGAAGGTCGACGATCCGCTGGCGATGTACCTCTCCGACCTGTGCACGCTCCCGACCAACCTCGCGGGACACTGCGCGATGTCGGTGCCGTCCGGCCTGTCCGCGGACGACGGTCTTCCCGTCGGCCTGCAGATCATGGCCCCGGCCCTGGCCGACGAGCGCCTCTACCGCGTGGGTGCGGCCTTCGAGGCGGCACGAGGACCCATCGTCGCCTGA
- a CDS encoding response regulator produces the protein MTEPHPPITVFVADDQAMVRQGFGALLGAQPDISVVGDAPDGRAAVAEVARLRPDVVLMDVRMPEMNGLDAARHILADTREPRSKILMLTTFDLDDYVYEALGMGASGFLLKDAPADELVRAVRVVAAGQALLAPTVTRRLIADVTSRRRPARGRDRVLDPLTPRELEVLELIAHGLSNTEIAERLFVAEQTVKTHVGKVFGKLHLRDRAQAVVLAYESGLVTPG, from the coding sequence ATGACCGAACCGCACCCTCCCATCACCGTGTTCGTCGCCGACGACCAGGCCATGGTCCGGCAGGGCTTCGGAGCGCTGCTCGGTGCCCAGCCCGACATCAGCGTCGTCGGCGACGCTCCCGACGGCCGGGCAGCCGTCGCGGAAGTCGCGCGCCTGCGCCCGGACGTCGTTCTCATGGACGTGCGGATGCCCGAGATGAACGGCCTCGACGCGGCCCGGCACATCCTCGCCGACACCCGTGAACCGCGGTCGAAGATCCTCATGCTCACCACATTCGACCTCGACGACTACGTGTACGAGGCCCTGGGGATGGGTGCGAGCGGGTTCCTGCTCAAGGACGCTCCCGCCGACGAACTCGTGCGGGCCGTACGGGTCGTCGCCGCGGGTCAGGCGCTGCTCGCGCCGACCGTCACCCGTCGTCTCATCGCCGATGTCACCAGTCGGCGCAGACCGGCGAGGGGACGCGATCGTGTCCTCGACCCACTCACGCCGCGCGAACTCGAAGTGCTCGAACTGATCGCGCACGGATTGTCGAACACCGAGATCGCCGAACGATTGTTCGTCGCCGAACAGACCGTCAAGACCCACGTCGGAAAGGTGTTCGGGAAGCTGCATCTGCGCGACCGCGCGCAGGCCGTGGTGCTCGCCTACGAGTCCGGTCTCGTCACACCCGGCTGA
- a CDS encoding alpha/beta-hydrolase family protein: MTVLTVVLATVISLAPSLLPRPSVVQGIVTGLFVVAAPALLRLVVSVRRRRSGRTPPPERPELRLPVALVGGSAVLVAAAGAHRWQNRLREAMSVPPLDVRYWIEALTIATVVAAVLLSLPRLVHVLSRRPVAATVAVMSGIGIATVALSPGETIDTVSSPTALSAGLSGGAGSAVPWNRLGREGQRFVSLPAEGSPIRIYVALSAAPDPAARAELAVDELRRTGAFDRSYLVVTVPTGSGWVDAAAVRGFETRWDDDVAIVAQQYSDLPSWATFVLDRGAAAEEARALVTALRAHLSTLPHERRPTLHVYGQSLGATGATAVFDDIAPEPCTLFLAGPPAGVRTAGASVLANTSDPVVWWRPSLLWSPPDLSHARADAPTPPWLPVVSFLHTTVDLLTSLETAPGHGHRYSDDQALCTTTAR, encoded by the coding sequence ATGACGGTTCTCACGGTGGTTCTCGCGACGGTGATCTCCCTCGCTCCTTCCCTGCTGCCGCGACCATCGGTCGTGCAGGGCATCGTCACCGGGCTGTTCGTCGTGGCGGCGCCGGCGCTGCTCCGCCTCGTCGTGTCCGTGCGGCGACGCCGGTCCGGGCGAACTCCACCTCCCGAGCGGCCCGAACTCCGTCTGCCCGTCGCGCTCGTCGGTGGATCCGCCGTGCTGGTCGCGGCGGCCGGTGCCCATCGGTGGCAGAACCGGCTGCGGGAGGCGATGTCGGTCCCGCCCCTGGATGTGCGGTACTGGATCGAAGCGCTGACGATCGCGACCGTGGTCGCTGCGGTGCTGCTCTCGCTTCCCCGCCTCGTGCACGTCCTGTCCCGGCGGCCGGTGGCGGCGACCGTCGCCGTGATGTCGGGGATCGGGATCGCCACGGTCGCCTTGTCCCCCGGGGAGACGATCGACACCGTCTCCTCCCCCACTGCCCTGTCGGCCGGCCTGTCGGGGGGCGCAGGATCGGCTGTGCCGTGGAACCGGTTGGGGCGCGAGGGACAAAGGTTCGTGTCCTTGCCCGCGGAGGGATCTCCGATCCGGATCTACGTGGCGCTGTCGGCCGCACCGGACCCGGCGGCGCGCGCCGAGCTCGCGGTGGACGAGCTCCGCAGGACGGGAGCGTTCGACCGGTCGTATCTCGTGGTGACCGTGCCGACGGGCTCGGGCTGGGTCGATGCCGCCGCCGTCCGCGGCTTCGAAACGCGATGGGACGACGACGTCGCCATCGTCGCCCAGCAGTACTCCGACCTGCCGAGCTGGGCGACCTTCGTCCTCGACCGCGGTGCCGCGGCGGAGGAGGCTCGCGCCCTCGTCACCGCACTGCGCGCCCACCTGTCCACCCTGCCGCACGAACGACGTCCCACCCTCCACGTCTACGGGCAGTCCCTGGGCGCGACCGGTGCGACTGCCGTCTTCGACGACATCGCCCCGGAGCCGTGCACACTGTTCCTCGCGGGGCCACCCGCCGGTGTCCGCACGGCCGGCGCGAGCGTCCTGGCGAACACGTCCGACCCGGTGGTGTGGTGGCGACCGTCGCTGCTGTGGTCGCCGCCGGACCTGTCGCACGCTCGCGCCGATGCCCCGACCCCGCCGTGGCTACCCGTGGTGTCGTTCCTGCACACGACGGTGGATCTGCTCACCTCGCTCGAAACAGCACCCGGCCACGGCCACCGTTACAGCGACGACCAAGCATTGTGCACCACCACCGCCAGATGA
- a CDS encoding PQQ-dependent sugar dehydrogenase — MTRGTRWTGSWGVRAAAAALTVGVLAVPSCARFDDSASSPFTPEPTFDPGPGVGPQDPSETTTPSASPKPPGPCVDPDPAVIATCLDVTGGLVTMPDGNSALVTERRTGRILQVAPDTEPVEVATIAVDGSGDGGLLDVALSPTFAEDRLLYAYITTASDNRVVRIAAGDTPKDVLTGIPRGATGNAGAIEFVSATEIAVLTGDAGNSSAANDPNALSGKLLKLPLPAPGAAPAPSVMLSGIGTAGDVCRDPNGNLWITDRTPLEDRLQRVGVDGSTGTGPAWTWPERPGVAGCAAAPDGIAISLTDAKAVAVVTTDPGTGAVTAAPVLAAEDRYGMLRGAASSPDGLLWVSTVNKSGAEPGPNDDRVVRIQFPAGGGGFD; from the coding sequence ATGACACGGGGTACGCGGTGGACGGGTTCGTGGGGCGTACGCGCGGCAGCGGCGGCGCTGACCGTCGGAGTCCTCGCGGTCCCGTCGTGCGCCCGCTTCGACGACTCCGCGTCGAGCCCGTTCACCCCCGAACCCACCTTCGATCCCGGTCCGGGTGTGGGCCCTCAGGACCCCTCCGAGACGACGACTCCGAGCGCCTCCCCCAAGCCGCCGGGGCCGTGTGTCGATCCCGATCCGGCGGTGATCGCGACCTGCCTCGACGTCACCGGTGGTCTGGTGACGATGCCCGACGGCAACTCCGCGCTCGTCACCGAACGCCGGACGGGTCGGATACTGCAGGTCGCGCCGGACACCGAGCCGGTCGAGGTCGCGACGATCGCCGTCGACGGGTCCGGAGACGGCGGGCTGCTGGACGTGGCGCTCTCCCCCACCTTCGCCGAGGACCGGTTGCTCTACGCCTACATCACCACGGCCTCCGACAACCGCGTGGTCCGGATCGCCGCGGGCGACACCCCCAAGGACGTGCTGACGGGGATACCCCGCGGCGCGACCGGGAATGCCGGCGCCATCGAGTTCGTCTCGGCCACCGAGATCGCCGTCCTCACCGGTGACGCCGGAAACTCTTCTGCCGCAAACGATCCGAACGCCCTGTCCGGCAAGCTCCTGAAACTGCCGCTCCCGGCACCCGGAGCGGCGCCCGCACCGTCGGTGATGCTGTCGGGCATCGGCACCGCGGGCGACGTGTGCCGCGATCCGAACGGCAATCTGTGGATTACCGACCGCACTCCCCTCGAAGACCGGCTCCAGCGGGTCGGTGTGGACGGCTCGACCGGCACCGGCCCGGCCTGGACGTGGCCCGAGCGGCCCGGCGTCGCCGGTTGCGCGGCGGCCCCTGACGGGATCGCGATCTCGCTCACCGACGCGAAGGCCGTCGCGGTCGTCACCACCGACCCCGGAACCGGGGCGGTCACGGCGGCCCCCGTTCTCGCCGCGGAGGACCGCTACGGCATGCTGCGCGGCGCGGCCTCGTCGCCCGACGGCCTGCTGTGGGTCTCCACGGTCAACAAGTCGGGCGCCGAACCGGGACCGAACGACGACCGCGTCGTCCGCATCCAGTTCCCGGCCGGTGGCGGCGGATTCGACTGA
- a CDS encoding sensor histidine kinase produces the protein MGEVKELALAGVRTARRLGRGRWSVVTVVTVTLILYAIAWPTLPLTHDISPPLLPLISGMAVFPFLLVLVRPGLGWAVAAAAGLVIPIAFDRLPGYDYPWQVVHILVTLTLVLAVAIREEIRVVLVVWVATVLLFAAFVPGRNGWGWGIGISAIVVFGLLVRWLLISRRQLAREEEVSELERARRAVLEEKAHIARDLHDIVAHHMSMIVVQAQSAPYRLPDVNDDVRAEFEALGATAREALNDVRTLLGVLRSDGRLPEHEPQPGIDRIGELFDSSRRAGMKLETETVGIPGRVSDGVGLTVYRILQESLANAARHAPGARVCARLQWEPATVTVEVTNGPAATDKLDDAVRPSDRSGGNGILGMAERASVVGGRLVAHPRADGGFEVRAVLPVPTGA, from the coding sequence GTGGGTGAGGTGAAAGAGCTTGCACTGGCCGGCGTGAGAACGGCGCGGCGCTTGGGTCGGGGACGATGGAGTGTCGTCACCGTGGTCACCGTGACGCTGATCCTCTACGCGATCGCGTGGCCGACCCTGCCCCTGACCCACGACATCTCCCCACCGCTGTTGCCGCTGATCTCCGGGATGGCGGTGTTCCCCTTCCTCCTCGTGCTCGTCCGGCCGGGTCTCGGGTGGGCGGTGGCCGCGGCGGCCGGTCTCGTCATCCCGATCGCGTTCGACCGGCTTCCGGGCTACGACTATCCGTGGCAGGTCGTGCACATCCTGGTGACGCTCACGCTGGTGCTCGCCGTCGCGATCCGCGAGGAGATCCGCGTCGTGCTGGTCGTGTGGGTCGCGACCGTCCTGCTGTTCGCGGCCTTCGTTCCCGGCCGCAACGGCTGGGGATGGGGCATCGGGATCAGTGCGATCGTCGTCTTCGGGTTGCTGGTGCGGTGGCTGCTGATCTCCCGCCGGCAACTCGCCCGGGAGGAAGAGGTCAGCGAGCTCGAACGTGCGCGTCGCGCCGTCCTCGAGGAGAAGGCGCACATCGCACGCGACCTGCACGACATCGTCGCCCACCACATGTCGATGATTGTCGTGCAGGCGCAGAGCGCCCCCTATCGGCTTCCGGACGTGAACGACGACGTGCGCGCCGAATTCGAGGCCCTCGGCGCGACCGCGCGGGAAGCGCTGAACGACGTCCGCACCCTGCTCGGTGTGCTCCGCAGCGACGGTCGACTCCCCGAACACGAACCGCAGCCCGGCATCGACCGCATCGGTGAGCTGTTCGATTCCTCCCGCCGAGCGGGCATGAAACTCGAGACGGAGACGGTCGGCATCCCCGGGCGCGTCTCCGACGGTGTCGGGCTCACCGTCTACCGGATCCTGCAGGAATCCCTGGCGAACGCGGCCCGGCACGCACCCGGTGCCCGGGTGTGCGCACGGCTGCAGTGGGAACCGGCAACCGTGACGGTGGAGGTGACCAACGGACCGGCAGCGACCGACAAGCTCGACGACGCGGTTCGGCCGTCGGATCGCAGTGGCGGTAACGGCATCCTGGGCATGGCCGAACGCGCGTCCGTCGTCGGCGGCCGACTCGTCGCCCATCCACGAGCCGACGGAGGTTTCGAGGTCCGCGCGGTTCTCCCGGTACCGACCGGGGCCTAA
- the gatC gene encoding Asp-tRNA(Asn)/Glu-tRNA(Gln) amidotransferase subunit GatC yields MPAISRDEVAHLARLSRLALTDDELDEFAGQLDSILNHVKAVSEVAADDVPPMANPNAVTNVTRPDVVVPGLTPEQALSGAPAVEEDRFSVPQILGEGE; encoded by the coding sequence GTGCCTGCCATCTCCCGTGACGAGGTCGCGCATCTCGCCCGGTTGTCCCGGCTTGCGCTGACCGATGACGAACTCGACGAGTTCGCCGGTCAGTTGGATTCGATCCTCAACCACGTCAAGGCGGTGTCGGAGGTGGCCGCGGACGATGTGCCTCCCATGGCGAACCCGAACGCCGTCACCAACGTGACGCGACCCGACGTCGTCGTTCCCGGCCTCACGCCCGAGCAGGCGCTCTCCGGTGCGCCCGCCGTGGAGGAAGACCGCTTCTCGGTCCCGCAGATCCTGGGAGAGGGCGAATGA
- a CDS encoding cation:proton antiporter has product MDAAVATSLFWIVVAAVLAPLIAGVVPRRLVPEVVLLLVAGVFIGPYALDLAETGSEIGILRELGLGMLFLLAGYEIDPAELRGRGGRRAMVTWCVCMLLALGTVAVLGIAGQVHAEIAVAIALTSTALGTLLPILADRGLVATPLGRSVLNHGAFGELLPVVAMATLLGARGALGSLIVLLAFAVVAVLVAVLPSWILRDGTRFTQFVRLGSETTAQIPVRLTMLLLVGLIAVAAVFDLDIILGAFAAGFILRRTIPAGDERLEKKLDGLGYGFLIPIFFVTSGMAIDVGAVVGAPGILLAFLGLLILVRGVPVFVASRLERDATGNRMFGTAEQLQIALYSTTGLPLIVAVTGVAVAAGQMSNASASILVAAGAATVLVLPMLAGLLHRPAPEETPERA; this is encoded by the coding sequence ATGGACGCCGCCGTTGCCACCTCGCTGTTCTGGATCGTCGTCGCGGCGGTGCTCGCACCGCTCATCGCCGGCGTCGTTCCGCGTCGGCTGGTCCCCGAGGTCGTGCTGCTTCTGGTTGCCGGTGTCTTCATCGGCCCCTACGCGCTCGATCTCGCGGAGACCGGTAGCGAGATCGGCATCCTGCGCGAGCTCGGGCTGGGAATGCTGTTCCTGCTCGCCGGATACGAGATCGACCCGGCCGAGCTGCGCGGGCGAGGCGGACGCCGCGCGATGGTCACCTGGTGCGTGTGCATGCTGTTGGCCCTCGGTACCGTCGCCGTCCTCGGAATTGCAGGTCAGGTGCACGCCGAGATCGCCGTGGCGATCGCCCTGACGTCCACGGCACTCGGGACGCTCCTGCCGATCCTCGCCGACCGCGGGCTCGTCGCCACCCCGCTCGGACGGTCGGTGCTCAACCACGGTGCGTTCGGGGAGCTGCTACCGGTCGTTGCCATGGCGACCCTGCTCGGGGCGCGCGGCGCACTCGGGTCGCTGATCGTGCTGCTGGCCTTCGCGGTGGTGGCCGTGCTCGTCGCCGTGCTGCCCTCCTGGATCCTGCGGGACGGCACGCGGTTCACGCAGTTCGTCCGGCTCGGCTCCGAGACCACCGCGCAGATCCCGGTGCGCCTGACGATGCTGCTGCTCGTCGGGCTCATCGCGGTGGCCGCCGTCTTCGATCTCGACATCATCCTCGGCGCGTTCGCGGCCGGTTTCATCCTGCGCCGCACGATCCCGGCCGGCGACGAACGGCTCGAGAAGAAGCTCGACGGTCTGGGATACGGCTTCCTCATCCCCATCTTCTTCGTCACCTCGGGCATGGCGATCGACGTCGGTGCTGTCGTGGGTGCCCCCGGGATCCTGCTGGCCTTCCTCGGACTGCTGATCCTCGTACGGGGTGTGCCGGTGTTCGTCGCATCGCGCCTCGAACGCGACGCGACCGGGAACCGGATGTTCGGAACCGCGGAACAATTGCAGATCGCGCTGTACTCGACGACCGGCCTTCCGCTGATCGTCGCGGTCACGGGAGTCGCGGTAGCTGCCGGTCAGATGTCGAACGCGAGCGCGTCGATCCTCGTGGCGGCCGGCGCTGCCACCGTCCTGGTGCTCCCGATGCTCGCGGGACTGCTCCACCGCCCCGCGCCGGAGGAGACACCGGAGCGGGCCTGA